One window of Amaranthus tricolor cultivar Red isolate AtriRed21 chromosome 11, ASM2621246v1, whole genome shotgun sequence genomic DNA carries:
- the LOC130827178 gene encoding GATA transcription factor 8-like yields the protein MSGTKMEEIDCCNFFEQIDDLLECPNDDVEKGLVNNGIDVEYNDFPPVYWSESSPVFSAATSKSASDLSTELFVPYEDIVPIEWVTMFMNDSFAGGSLTLKEGQSTSSTKDSPRNQFQTSSPISVLESSSDFYKGNTLSTGYEKRARSKRTRPATFNPLAHFISPTSSIPNASFSDTKIFAESRPKKKTKIKVLPPTRGISQNQNENPNATPTSQSLRRCLHCEITKTPQWRAGPMGPKTLCNACGVRYKSGRLFPEYRPAASPTFVPSLHSNSHKKVLEMRTKNTVEQPLVTSSAPQSCQQPELTPKPGVVPAFM from the exons ATGAGTGGTACAAAAATGGAGGAGATTGATTGCTGCAATTTCTTCGAACAAATTGATGACCTGCTTGAATGCCCGAACGACGACGTTGAGAAAGGATTGGTTAATAATGGAATTGACGTGGAATACAATGATTTTCCGCCGGTTTATTGGTCAGAAAGTTCACCCGTTTTTTCTGCCGCCACCAGTAAGAGCGCTTCAGACCTCTCTACTGAACTCTTTGTTCCT TATGAGGATATCGTTCCAATCGAGTGGGTAACGATGTTTATGAATGATTCATTTGCCGGTGGTAGCTTGACGCTTAAGGAAGGTCAGTCGACGTCTTCCACCAAGGACTCACCGCGAAATCAGTTTCAAACTTCCAGTCCTATTTCAGTCCTTGAGAGTAGCAGCGACTTTTATAAAGGAAATACTCTTTCCACCGGTTATGAAAAACGAGCACGCAGCAAGCGAACTCGTCCAGCTACATTCAACCCTCTTGCTCACTTCATTTCTCCAACatcttccataccaaatgcttcattCTCCGACACGAAAATTTTTGCTGAGTCTCGCCCCAAGAAGAAAACGAAGATCAAGGTTCTACCTCCCACTCGTGGAATAAGCCAGAATCAGAACGAGAATCCAAATGCAACCCCCACATCCCAATCATTACGGAGGTGCTTGCACTGCGAGATTACGAAGACCCCACAATGGAGGGCGGGTCCAATGGGTCCAAAAACCCTTTGCAATGCGTGTGGTGTCCGATACAAATCAGGCCGTCTTTTTCCAGAGTATCGGCCTGCAGCAAGTCCAACGTTCGTTCCATCATTACACTCGAATTCTCACAAGAAAGTCCTTGAGATGAGAACCAAGAACACTGTGGAACAACCCTTAGTAACCTCATCAGCACCACAAAGCTGCCAACAACCCGAGCTCACCCCAAAACCCGGTGTTGTCCCAGCATTTATGTGA